One Etheostoma cragini isolate CJK2018 chromosome 6, CSU_Ecrag_1.0, whole genome shotgun sequence DNA window includes the following coding sequences:
- the fdps gene encoding farnesyl pyrophosphate synthase isoform X1 translates to MSRHLSLIINAPKIIRTMWKAVFPLKLEITPILLCISSFQGDSNCNGTHSNKKALLSDPQLFDTQFDELVTELSERDFADPALADALARLREVLVYNSPGGKRNRGLSVIGTLRELLPPSQLTQDTVQRALLVGWCIELLQAFFLVADDIMDGSVTRRGQPCWYKKDGIGLDAINDSFLLEGSIYRLLRRHCRDQPYYVRLLELFTEVTFQTELGQALDLMTAPPGQVDLNRFTIERYKAIVKYKTAFYSFYLPVAAAMYIAGIESEVEHNNAKNILLEMGEFFQIQDDYLDCYGDPAVTGKIGTDIQDNKCSWLVVTALETMTPEQRAELEGCYGRHDDACVKKVKALYNTLQMPELYHKYEEESYKRLQKLIACHAQNLPHSVFLNFADKIYKRIK, encoded by the exons ATGAGCCGTCACCTGAGCTTGATCATTAATGCCCCTAAAATAATACGGACCATGTGGAAGGCCGTGTTTCCTCTTAAATTAGAAATCACACCTATTCTGTTGTGTATATCGTCTTTCCAGGGAGACAGCAATTGCAATGGGACgcacagcaacaaaaaagcGTTGCTGTCAGATCCTCAGCTGTTTGACACCCAGTTTGATGAGTTGGTGACGGAGCTTTCAGAGAGGGACTTCGCCGACCCTGCGCTGGCTGATGCTCTGGCCAGGTTGAGAGAG GTTTTGGTGTACAATTCCCCTGGAGGCAAGAGGAACCGGGGCCTGTCTGTGATTGGAACCCTTAGGGAGCTTCTCCCACCTTCGCAGCTCACACAGGACACAGTGCAGCGGGCTCTGTTGGTTGGCTGGTGCATTGAGTTG CTTCAGGCATTTTTCCTGGTGGCAGATGATATCATGGATGGATCGGTGACCCGGAGAGGACAGCCCTGCTGGTACAAAAAG gatgGCATAGGTCTGGATGCAATCAATGATTCATTTCTCTTAGAAGGGTCAATCTACAGACTGCTTCGCAGACATTGCAGGGATCAGCCTTACTACGTTCGCCTGCTGGAGCTATTTACTGAG gtAACTTTCCAGACCGAGCTTGGCCAAGCTTTGGACCTTATGACGGCTCCACCTGGTCAGGTTGACCTCAACAGATTCACCATTGAGAG ATATAAAGCTATTGTGAAATACAAGACGGCCTTTTACTCTTTTTATCTCCCAGTGGCAGCTGCAATGTAcatt GCAGGAATTGAGAGTGAAGTGGAACACAATAATGCCAAAAACATCTTACTGGAGATGGGAGAGTTCTTTCAAATACAG GATGACTACTTAGACTGTTATGGAGACCCTGCTGTGACAGGAAAGATTGGTACAGACATCCAGGATAACAAATGCAGCTGGCTGGTGGTGACGGCCCTGGAAACCATGACCCCTGAACAGCGAGCAGAGCTGGAG GGATGTTACGGACGCCACGATGATGCCTGTGTAAAAAAGGTCAAAGCACTGTACAACACCCTGCAAATGCCAGAACTGTACCACAAATATGAGGAAGAGAGCTACAAGCGGCTACAGAAACTAATTGCTTGTCACGCTCAAAACCTTCCTCACTCAGTCTTCCTCAACTTCGCCGACAAAATCTATAAGCGGATCAAGTGA
- the rab13 gene encoding ras-related protein Rab-13 gives MAKKYDFLYKLLLIGDSGVGKTCLIIRFAEDNFNSTYISTIGIDFKVKTIEVEGKKVKLQVWDTAGQERFKTITTAYYRGAMGIILVYDITDEKSYENIQNWMKSIKENASAGVCRMLLGNKCDIESKRKVSKETGEKLAKDHGIMFFETSAKSSINVDESFLSLARDILQKSSKKPGPTGREVKITSSTEKKSSKCVLL, from the exons ATGGCGAAAAAGTATGATTTCCTTTACAAATTGTTACTCATCGGGGACAGCGGCGTGGGAAAAACGTGTCTGATCATTCGGTTTGCTGAGGACAATTTTAACTCCACGTACATTTCTACTATAG GAATtgactttaaagtaaaaaccaTTGAAGTGGAGGGAAAGAAAGTGAAACTCCAAGTCTG GGACACAGCAGGGCAGGAGAGGTTCAAGACCATCACAACAGCCTACTACAGAGGAGCCATG GGCATCATTCTGGTGTATGACATCACCGACGAGAAGTCCTACGAGAACATCCAGAATTGGATGAAGAGCATCAAAGAA aatgcatcagCTGGGGTCTGTCGAATGCTACTAGGCAATAAGTGTGACATCGAATCAAAGCGGAAAGTTTCCAAGGAGACAGGAGAAAAG TTGGCAAAAGATCACGGCATCATGTTCTTTGAGACCAGTGCAAAGTCCAGCATTAATGTGGATGAG TCCTTTCTGTCTTTGGCACGTGACATACTACAGAAATCTAGCAAGAAACCA GGTCCCACAGGTCGAGAGGTGAAAATCACAAGCAGTACAGAGAAAAAATCCTCCAAATGTGTTCTTCTTTAG
- the fam189b gene encoding protein FAM189B, whose translation MPSPSDSSSVASASGSRGWSDSRRGMSGRGPGGARLLLYLGLCHLGLGAMVLAFSFTSMAFTSSARVRQSCPFWAGFFVVASGIVGIISWRRPLTLVVSLFMLLSAVCVILSLAGSMLSCQNAQMVKSMLTCQVEDGLCVCCAPTHSCSITEEETLVLSLNADCHSVRHQLKDLLFSACGLSILSTIICTLSTVTCSIHIFSLDLVHLLAPHRSRSVNPECTTPQDAFLTNIMDFEEFVPPIPPPPYYPPEYTCSSETDAQSITYNGSMESPVPLYPTDCPPPYEAVMGQRAASQATVFDPHGPELSGERGTSTAFSGEVSMDSGSLLMSEIVDIPNDSSPSEDSCMIEVGLRTQGERGNRNVGEVGDGGDSGEYISFCGPASQTPESPLAGGPRARRFLRGERSNSCSSPSTATSTYRSPVLRRQAMLARSCSQLEAIEKSISPQPSTIPEFRVCPSTPLRQGATPTTSAPPILPSSAASEQSGAQGNGLPFPGQPLYLLRAGKSEKDGESVRRDSEGLLRLVRSHSEPGLGSSTDTVDFGSGGSKVSIDTGPTSEACLLPPTSLPPAAALPRKGSMKSAATGLQVPSKLPPTSPLHLPKDCHRSLGDLKVTRGLVARFLQRSKRNLSPSSEHTGSTVQGPKRRSDVEGTATNHIPLEQVLLTPWNTSRRHPNHHSHHPHRRGHHHSHSDSRHNRNHASRAPEGIHLRSCGDLSSSSTASLRQLVTPYPPHGSSGALYSESAL comes from the exons ATGCCTTCGCCGTCAGACTCCAGCAGCGTGGCTTCGGCCTCGGGGTCTCGAGGCTGGTCCGACAGCCGCAGGGGCATGTCGGGCCGGGGGCCTGGTGGGGCACGGCTACTCCTGTACCTAGGGCTGTGCCACCTAGGCCTGGGGGCCATGGTCCTGGCCTTCTCTTTCACCAGCATGGCCTTCACCTCCTCAGCCCGAGTGAGGCAATCCTGTCCATTCTGGGCTGGCTTCTTT GTAGTGGCATCAGGGATAGTTGGAATAATCTCATGGAGGAGACCTCTCACGCTGGTG GTGTCACTGTTCATGCTGctgtctgcagtgtgtgtgatcCTCAGTCTGGCCGGCTCAATGCTCTCCTGTCAGAATGCACAGATGGTCAAGTCTATGCTCACCTGCCAG GTGGAGGatggtctttgtgtgtgttgcgcGCCCACTCACTCCTGCTCCATCACAGAAGAGGAGACCCTGGTTCTTTCCTTGAATGCTGACTGTCACTCAGTCAGACATCAGCTGAAG GACCTTTTGTTTAGTGCATGCGGTCTCAGCATTCTCTCCACCATCATCTGTACTCTGTCCACTGTGACCTGCAGTATCCACATATTCTCTCTGGACCTTGTGCACCTG CTGGCCCCACATCGCTCTCGTTCAGTCAACCCAGAATGCACCACTCCTCAGGACGCTTTCCTGACCAACATCATGGACTTTGAGGAGTTTGTCCCACCCATCCCTCCGCCCCCCTACTATCCTCCTGAGTACACCTGCAGCTCTGAAACAGACGCTCAGAG CATCACCTATAATGGTTCCATGGAGAGCCCTGTTCCTCTGTACCCCACTGACTGCCCCCCTCCTTATGAAGCTGTGATGGGACAAAGAGCTGCAAGCcag GCAACAGTGTTTGACCCCCACGGCCCTGAGCTGTCTGGAGAGAGAGGGACTTCTACTGCCTTCAGTGGTGAAG TGTCCATGGACAGTGGATCTCTGTTGATGTCAGAGATTGTGGACATCCCAAATGATTCCTCCCCCTCTGAGGACTCCTGCATGATTGAGGTTGGGCTGAGGACCCAGGGGGAGAGGGGAAACAGGAACGTTGGTGAAGTGGGAGACGGAGGAGACAGCGGGGAGTACATCAGCTTTTGTGGTCCCGCGTCTCAGACGCCAGAGAGTCCTCTGGCAGGGGGGCCGAGAGCCAGGCGCTTCCTCAGAGGCGAGAGGTCCAACTCCTGCTCTTCACCCAGCACAGCGACCTCCACATACAG GTCTCCAGTATTGCGTCGCCAGGCCATGCTAGCTAGGAGCTGTTCCCAGCTGGAAGCAATAGAGAAATCCATCTCCCCGCAACCATCCACCATCCCAGAGTTTCGAGTTTGCCCCTCCACTCCCTTACGCCAAGGAGCTACCCCAACCACCTCTGCTCCTCCCATTTTACCCTCCTCAGCTGCAAGTGAGCAGAGTGGTGCTCAGGGTAATGGGCTACCCTTCCCGGGCCAACCATTGTACCTTCTAAGGGCTGGGAAGAGtgagaaggatggagagagTGTAAGAAGGGACAGTGAAGGGCTCCTACGTCTTGTGAGGTCACACAGTGAGCCAGGCCTCGGCTCTTCGACTGACACAG TTGACTTTGGCTCTGGAGGCAGCAAAGTATCCATAGACACAG GTCCAACCTCTGAGGCATGTCTCTTGCCCCCCACCTCTTTGCCTCCTGCTGCAGCTCTGCCAAGGAAAGGCAGCATGAAATCAGCAGCCACTGGGCTGCAGGTCCCCTCCAAACTTCCCCCCACCTCACCACTGCATTTACCTAAAGACTGCCACCGTTCCCTAGGAGACCTTAAG GTGACTCGGGGTCTGGTGGCTCGCTTCCTGCAGCGCTCCAAACGCAACCTATCGCCCTCCTCCGAGCATACTGGGAGCACAGTGCAGGGGCCTAAGAGAAGAAGTGACGTTGAGGGCACTGCCACCAACCACATACCCTTGGAACAA GTATTGCTGACACCTTGGAACACCAGCCGAAGACACCCAAACCATCACTCCCACCATCCTCATCGTCGTGGACACCACCATTCCCACAGTGACAGTCGGCACAACCGGAACCACGCTAGTCGGGCCCCAGAGGGGATCCACCTGCGCAGCTGTGGAGACTTAAGCTCCTCGTCGACTGCGTCACTACGCCAATTAGTGACGCCTTATCCACCGCATGGGTCATCAGGAGCTCTTTACTCAGAGTCTGCACTGTGA
- the fdps gene encoding farnesyl pyrophosphate synthase isoform X2, translating into MGDSNCNGTHSNKKALLSDPQLFDTQFDELVTELSERDFADPALADALARLREVLVYNSPGGKRNRGLSVIGTLRELLPPSQLTQDTVQRALLVGWCIELLQAFFLVADDIMDGSVTRRGQPCWYKKDGIGLDAINDSFLLEGSIYRLLRRHCRDQPYYVRLLELFTEVTFQTELGQALDLMTAPPGQVDLNRFTIERYKAIVKYKTAFYSFYLPVAAAMYIAGIESEVEHNNAKNILLEMGEFFQIQDDYLDCYGDPAVTGKIGTDIQDNKCSWLVVTALETMTPEQRAELEGCYGRHDDACVKKVKALYNTLQMPELYHKYEEESYKRLQKLIACHAQNLPHSVFLNFADKIYKRIK; encoded by the exons ATG GGAGACAGCAATTGCAATGGGACgcacagcaacaaaaaagcGTTGCTGTCAGATCCTCAGCTGTTTGACACCCAGTTTGATGAGTTGGTGACGGAGCTTTCAGAGAGGGACTTCGCCGACCCTGCGCTGGCTGATGCTCTGGCCAGGTTGAGAGAG GTTTTGGTGTACAATTCCCCTGGAGGCAAGAGGAACCGGGGCCTGTCTGTGATTGGAACCCTTAGGGAGCTTCTCCCACCTTCGCAGCTCACACAGGACACAGTGCAGCGGGCTCTGTTGGTTGGCTGGTGCATTGAGTTG CTTCAGGCATTTTTCCTGGTGGCAGATGATATCATGGATGGATCGGTGACCCGGAGAGGACAGCCCTGCTGGTACAAAAAG gatgGCATAGGTCTGGATGCAATCAATGATTCATTTCTCTTAGAAGGGTCAATCTACAGACTGCTTCGCAGACATTGCAGGGATCAGCCTTACTACGTTCGCCTGCTGGAGCTATTTACTGAG gtAACTTTCCAGACCGAGCTTGGCCAAGCTTTGGACCTTATGACGGCTCCACCTGGTCAGGTTGACCTCAACAGATTCACCATTGAGAG ATATAAAGCTATTGTGAAATACAAGACGGCCTTTTACTCTTTTTATCTCCCAGTGGCAGCTGCAATGTAcatt GCAGGAATTGAGAGTGAAGTGGAACACAATAATGCCAAAAACATCTTACTGGAGATGGGAGAGTTCTTTCAAATACAG GATGACTACTTAGACTGTTATGGAGACCCTGCTGTGACAGGAAAGATTGGTACAGACATCCAGGATAACAAATGCAGCTGGCTGGTGGTGACGGCCCTGGAAACCATGACCCCTGAACAGCGAGCAGAGCTGGAG GGATGTTACGGACGCCACGATGATGCCTGTGTAAAAAAGGTCAAAGCACTGTACAACACCCTGCAAATGCCAGAACTGTACCACAAATATGAGGAAGAGAGCTACAAGCGGCTACAGAAACTAATTGCTTGTCACGCTCAAAACCTTCCTCACTCAGTCTTCCTCAACTTCGCCGACAAAATCTATAAGCGGATCAAGTGA